Proteins encoded in a region of the Amyelois transitella isolate CPQ chromosome 9, ilAmyTran1.1, whole genome shotgun sequence genome:
- the LOC106130265 gene encoding zinc finger protein Noc encodes MVVLEDGGMMTTNPNQYLQPDYLTPLPSSLDSKKSPLALLAQTCSQIGADTLPTKPLLPPLDKKKVNSVSESISRSSPNNNMNKDKPRSTPEHNKHLAFKPYETNVVTKKPEDTRPSSKASSDSSDEKKSGKSTPGRKSTPPSTENGKNSPSTENKSSPAGSSGTSPIIRSGLEVLGHGKDHLGAFKNLPGLPGFNPLAGLCCPPGMEQHGNPAFRPPYAGAPFSAHHAAMLAAAAAFPGSSPNPYLGYARVKTPAGGETLVPVCKDPYCTGCQFSVNNHHLLMSNGSCPAGCTQCEHQKYNLAMAMALSQQGAAAGGLPYPQLGRPYVCNWIVGESYCGKRFGNSEELLQHLRSHTTDGATASTAQSTQPSLLNPLNPLFTTAGLRSAYPTAPLSPLSASRYHPYSKVGLPASLGASPYGAFNPALGPFYSPYAMYGQRLGAAAVHQ; translated from the exons ATGGTCGTGCTTGAAGACGGAGGAATGATGACTACAAACCCTAATCAATATTTACAACCTGATTATCTAACGCCGCTTCCATCCTCT TTGGATTCGAAGAAAAGCCCACTTGCGCTTTTAGCGCAAACGTGCAGTCAGATCGGCGCTGACACTTTGCCGACGAAACCGCTTTTGCCGCCGCTTGACAAGAAAAAAGTGAATAGTGTTAGTGAATCAATTAGCCGTTCATCTCCAAATAACAATATGAATAAGGACAAACCCCGTTCAACTCCAGaacataataaacatttagcATTCAAACCGTATGAAACAAATGTTGTAACAAAGAAACCAGAAGATACAAGACCATCTTCAAAAGCTAGTTCCGACAGTTCCGATGAGAAAAAATCGGGAAAAAGTACTCCAGGAAGAAAATCTACTCCGCCATCTAcagaaaatggaaaaaatagcCCGTCGACTGAAAACAAATCCTCTCCCGCGGGTTCGTCTGGAACGAGCCCAATAATCCGTTCCGGATTAGAAGTTTTAGGACACGGCAAAGATCACCTTGGTGCATTTAAAAACTTACCTGGACTGCCTGGATTTAACCCTCTCGCTGGACTTTGCTGCCCTCCGGGAATGGAGCAACATGGAAATCCCGCATTCAGACCTCCTTACGCGGGTGCTCCATTCAGTGCACATCATGCCGCTATGCTGGCAGCCGCTGCCGCATTCCCTGGCTCCTCACCAAACCCTTATCTCGGATATGCCAGAGTTAAAACACCCGCCGGCGGCGAAACCCTAGTTCCAGTATGCAAAGACCCTTATTGCACGGGATGCCAATTTTCTGTCAACAACCATCACTTACTAATGAGCAATGGATCATGCCCCGCCGGCTGCACGCAGTGCGAACATCAAAAGTACAATTTAGCGATGGCAATGGCCCTCTCCCAACAAGGAGCGGCCGCGGGCGGTCTCCCTTACCCGCAACTCGGTCGACCCTATGTTTGTAATTGGATTGTTGGAGAATCATACTGTGGCAAGAGGTTTGGAAACTCAGAAGAGCTTCTGCAACATTTGAGAAGTCACACGACGGATGGTGCGACAGCATCGACCGCGCAGTCTACTCAACCTTCCTTGTTGAACCCCTTGAATCCACTTTTCACAACTGCTGGCCTACGCAGTGCTTACCCGACGGCTCCTCTTAGCCCGTTGTCGGCTAGCCGGTACCATCCTTACTCTAAAGTCGGTCTCCCTGCGAGCCTTGGTGCTTCTCCTTACGGTGCCTTCAACCCAGCACTCGGACCTTTCTATTCACCATACGCCATGTATGGTCAGAGACTCGGAGCAGCCGCAGTGCATCAGTAA